In Litorilinea aerophila, the following proteins share a genomic window:
- a CDS encoding NAD-dependent epimerase/dehydratase family protein, which yields MSHETFMVTGAMGCIGAWTLRNLVHEDVRVVATDLATDPVRPRLLLSEEELARVTFVRLDVTDLKQVRATVEEHGVTHIVHLAGLQVPFCRANPSLGAQVNVVGTVNIFEAARHNWGQVQGLAYASSLAVLGPGHLYPETPVKDDVPLHPETLYGVYKQANEGTARIYWQDWQIPSVGLRPYIVYGVGRDQGMTSDIAKALLAVAAGRPFHIRFSGPVALQYADDVARIFIACARSGYQGAAACNLRNDVVQVADFVARVQERYPQAQLTVAEDSPLPFPADLDDSGLRGIIGSVPHTPLDQAIDATVTHFRTLIAAGQIDLGQLEN from the coding sequence ATGAGCCACGAAACATTTATGGTCACGGGCGCCATGGGGTGTATCGGCGCCTGGACTCTACGCAACCTGGTCCACGAAGACGTCCGGGTGGTGGCCACGGACCTGGCCACCGATCCCGTCCGCCCTCGCCTGTTGCTCTCTGAGGAAGAGCTGGCCCGGGTGACCTTCGTACGGCTGGATGTGACCGACCTGAAGCAGGTGCGGGCCACCGTGGAAGAGCACGGGGTCACCCACATCGTCCACCTGGCCGGTCTCCAGGTACCCTTCTGCCGGGCCAACCCCTCCCTGGGCGCCCAGGTGAACGTGGTGGGGACGGTCAACATCTTCGAGGCCGCCCGCCACAACTGGGGCCAGGTCCAGGGCCTGGCCTACGCCAGCTCCCTGGCCGTGCTGGGGCCGGGCCACCTCTACCCGGAGACGCCGGTGAAAGATGATGTGCCCCTTCACCCGGAGACCCTCTACGGTGTCTATAAGCAGGCCAACGAGGGCACAGCCCGCATCTACTGGCAGGATTGGCAGATCCCCAGTGTCGGCCTGCGACCCTACATCGTCTACGGCGTGGGGCGGGACCAGGGCATGACGTCGGACATTGCCAAGGCGCTGCTGGCAGTGGCCGCCGGACGGCCCTTCCACATCCGCTTTAGCGGCCCGGTGGCCTTGCAATATGCCGACGACGTAGCCCGCATCTTCATCGCCTGCGCCCGCTCGGGTTATCAGGGAGCGGCGGCCTGCAACCTGCGCAACGACGTGGTCCAGGTGGCCGATTTCGTGGCCCGGGTCCAGGAGCGCTATCCGCAAGCCCAACTGACCGTGGCCGAAGACAGCCCCTTGCCCTTCCCGGCCGACCTGGACGACAGCGGCCTGCGGGGGATCATCGGGTCCGTGCCCCACACCCCCCTGGACCAGGCCATCGATGCCACGGTGACGCACTTCCGCACCCTGATCGCCGCCGGCCAGATCGATCTGGGCCAACTGGAGAATTGA